A single region of the Corallococcus caeni genome encodes:
- a CDS encoding helix-turn-helix transcriptional regulator, translating to MASAPVLDFGRYLGTPLHRVEVAGLVLTESTYAPGVRLPSHRHLHAGFRLTLEGGFTDVVEGRARECTPRSVAFQAPGLEHAQHIRGVRTRTFNIDFSEASWRSRGALVAGLDPRVDLASVRVATLGARVYQEFRRVDDVAALAIEGLSLELLAEAVRASAPVKDAAPPAWLERVRELLDAVRGPPPTLAALAREAGVSPLRLGRAFRQAWRCSPAEYLRRSRLERAVRALRETARPLGDIALDAGYCDQSHLTREFRRRLHLTPAEYRRLAGRASGSTR from the coding sequence GTGGCCTCCGCACCCGTCCTCGACTTCGGCCGTTATCTGGGCACGCCGCTCCACCGCGTGGAGGTGGCGGGGCTCGTCCTCACGGAGAGCACGTACGCCCCTGGCGTCCGGCTGCCGTCCCACCGGCACCTGCACGCGGGCTTCCGGCTCACGTTGGAAGGCGGGTTCACGGACGTGGTGGAGGGGCGCGCGCGGGAGTGCACGCCCAGGTCGGTCGCCTTCCAGGCGCCCGGGCTGGAGCACGCGCAGCACATCCGGGGCGTGCGCACGCGCACCTTCAACATCGACTTCTCGGAGGCGTCGTGGCGGTCGCGGGGGGCGCTCGTCGCGGGGTTGGATCCGCGGGTGGACCTGGCGTCGGTGCGGGTGGCCACGCTGGGGGCGCGCGTGTACCAGGAGTTCCGGCGCGTGGACGACGTGGCGGCGCTGGCCATCGAAGGGCTGTCGCTGGAGCTGCTGGCGGAGGCGGTGCGCGCGTCGGCACCCGTGAAGGACGCCGCGCCTCCGGCGTGGCTCGAGCGCGTGCGGGAGCTGCTGGACGCGGTGCGGGGCCCGCCGCCCACGCTCGCGGCGCTGGCGCGGGAGGCGGGGGTGAGCCCGCTGCGGTTGGGGCGGGCCTTCCGCCAGGCCTGGCGGTGCAGCCCGGCGGAGTACCTGCGGCGCTCCCGCCTGGAGCGGGCGGTCCGGGCGCTGCGTGAGACGGCGCGGCCGTTGGGCGACATCGCGCTCGACGCGGGCTACTGCGACCAGAGCCACCTGACGCGCGAGTTCCGCCGCCGCCTGCACCTCACCCCGGCGGAGTACCGGCGGCTGGCGGGACGTGCATCCGGTTCCACGCGGTAG